Proteins from one Syntrophales bacterium genomic window:
- a CDS encoding FAD-dependent oxidoreductase yields the protein MFEHLFTPIHIGTLEVPNRIVMLPLTTAYGEDDGTLGDRFIDFYAERARGGAGLIIVPFAPLADGSPVEPGLYDDRFLPGVRRLTESIAAGGARSSCQLISSYHLILRDNTSEAVGPSEVYNRLLRVTPRALTIDEIRFIVSGYGAAALRARRGGFDAVEVLAGGGYLLNRFLSPLGNTRDDEYGGSLENRTRILLEIIGGIRRAVGRDFPVGVRLNVHEQMEGGYGIDEGITIARMLEEAGVNMLTFYTGWHESPIPTVAPSLPEGAFAHLAGALRNSVTIPVIAANRISNLTTAEKIIAAGQADLAGMARALLADPELPNKGKSGRSGEINPCILCSRCLGEVLSAYRAWGRKSPVFCTVNPRAGRESSTLIEHAGRAKKVCVIGGGPAGLTAARTAAERGHSVTLFEKEEETGGWLRVGCLPPHKEHIRLLSESLALRARLAGVDIRVGTEADRRTVAAQQPEALILAAGARPVVPPIPGIDAPQVVPAEEVLTGKEIPRGTVIVIGGGLVGCETAELLLARKGDVTGVTVVEMLDTMAPQVSATYRPFFLARLKAMGVRMETGTTVEAITDRGVRVKRRGEVGMIEGDCVVLAVGLKADSTLPDSFGHAGELYAVGDCVDPRMIREAVEEGFDAAMRI from the coding sequence ATGTTTGAGCATCTCTTTACCCCGATACACATTGGAACTCTCGAAGTGCCCAATCGCATTGTCATGTTGCCTCTGACCACCGCCTACGGCGAGGATGACGGGACCCTGGGAGACCGTTTCATTGATTTTTACGCCGAGCGGGCACGGGGCGGGGCGGGCCTCATCATCGTTCCCTTCGCTCCTCTTGCCGATGGATCTCCCGTCGAGCCCGGTCTGTACGACGATCGCTTTCTCCCCGGCGTCCGGAGACTCACGGAATCAATCGCCGCCGGGGGCGCGCGATCGTCCTGTCAGCTTATCTCCTCCTACCATCTCATTCTGCGGGATAATACGTCCGAAGCGGTGGGTCCTTCAGAGGTGTACAACCGGCTCCTGCGGGTTACTCCCCGGGCCCTCACCATCGATGAAATCCGTTTCATCGTGTCCGGGTACGGCGCGGCGGCCCTTCGCGCCCGCCGGGGAGGATTCGACGCGGTGGAAGTTTTGGCCGGCGGGGGATATCTCCTGAACCGGTTTCTCTCTCCCCTGGGAAATACCCGGGATGATGAATACGGCGGAAGTCTAGAAAACAGGACGCGCATTCTCCTGGAGATCATAGGCGGCATCAGAAGAGCCGTGGGGCGGGATTTCCCCGTCGGTGTCCGTCTGAACGTCCATGAGCAGATGGAGGGCGGCTACGGAATCGATGAGGGGATCACGATCGCCCGCATGCTGGAAGAGGCCGGCGTGAACATGCTCACCTTTTACACGGGCTGGCACGAGTCGCCCATCCCCACCGTCGCGCCGTCGCTTCCGGAGGGGGCCTTCGCGCACCTGGCCGGAGCCCTCCGGAATTCCGTCACCATTCCCGTCATTGCCGCGAACCGCATCAGCAATCTCACAACCGCCGAGAAAATCATCGCCGCCGGCCAGGCAGACCTCGCCGGTATGGCCCGGGCTCTGCTGGCTGATCCCGAATTGCCCAACAAGGGGAAAAGCGGCCGTTCAGGGGAAATCAATCCCTGCATACTCTGTTCACGGTGTCTCGGCGAGGTCCTGTCGGCATACCGGGCCTGGGGCCGGAAGTCACCTGTGTTCTGCACCGTAAACCCCCGGGCGGGCCGGGAGAGCTCAACGCTGATTGAACACGCGGGACGGGCGAAAAAGGTGTGCGTGATCGGTGGCGGTCCGGCGGGACTTACGGCGGCACGGACGGCTGCCGAACGGGGGCACAGCGTGACGCTTTTCGAGAAAGAGGAGGAAACGGGAGGATGGCTCCGCGTCGGATGCCTGCCGCCCCACAAGGAGCACATTCGTCTTCTTTCGGAAAGTCTTGCCCTGCGGGCGCGCCTGGCGGGGGTTGATATCCGCGTCGGAACGGAAGCGGACCGGAGGACCGTGGCGGCGCAACAGCCTGAGGCGTTGATCCTGGCGGCGGGTGCGCGGCCTGTTGTTCCTCCGATCCCCGGCATCGACGCTCCTCAGGTCGTGCCGGCCGAGGAGGTGCTGACGGGAAAGGAAATCCCCCGCGGAACCGTGATCGTCATAGGAGGCGGCCTCGTGGGATGCGAAACGGCGGAGCTCTTGCTCGCGCGCAAGGGGGACGTAACGGGAGTTACCGTGGTGGAGATGCTGGACACCATGGCTCCCCAGGTCTCAGCGACCTACAGGCCCTTTTTCCTGGCCCGGCTGAAAGCGATGGGAGTTCGCATGGAAACAGGGACTACCGTGGAGGCGATCACGGACCGGGGCGTCCGGGTGAAACGGCGGGGAGAGGTCGGAATGATCGAAGGCGACTGCGTTGTTCTTGCCGTGGGTCTCAAGGCCGACTCCACACTGCCGGATTCATTCGGACACGCGGGGGAACTGTACGCCGTGGGCGATTGCGTCGATCCCCGCATGATCAGGGAGGCCGTCGAGGAGGGGTTCGACGCGGCCATGAGGATCTGA
- a CDS encoding BamA/TamA family outer membrane protein: MDLHSAVRALSRLAVILLIFWTACSAFGQQSDGTEPVCRSRDVLPVGSVTIHVTGDFVNARDLELLARDLIFVREGDLFSPEALEQSITVLGLSGRFLDISVDSRETGEALDLLFELAPAPLVRDVRMRGIYPYFEQDIRNVMTLGPGSPVTDAKLREQESLIAAFYLREGYITPRVTAETTGDPREGFLSLVITVAGGPRYRLDEYIIRGNRFFSDGRLRTMTGAGRSRLLQGSAARFMEQALADDVRAMLQRYRAAGFAECVIDTDIQRFPERSTISVTLTIIEGPRYDVSITGNRALPRRDLEEDFVFLKEGNRNDAALRRTVRNMMNRYRSRGYADVGIDMESQTVETDGSPVRSVRFVIDEGRLHRMGTLTMDGADTMGEKTVREWLRGGLPEFRQGKAWLADQCDNALFTVISAYRALGYPDAEASCDITWREDQEARIADVTLSITEGVRTTVSRLSFTGLQSITEEEALEATELREGMPLLHTLLERDRHVLTARISERGRPHAQVMEHLSFSDDGSRAAVEYRAVEGPAVALGNVHYSGNFRTKERVFNRAIGMRTGDPFSPSGYLRGERNIRNLEVLESARFRAIGLAEKTGEVTLLVDVSEKKPHYLEAGFGYESQRGLYADAKAGDRNLFGTNRNAWIGSEISETGFRNEANLLDPRFFGTSLSASASLYQERLELFNQSFGTDTYGSSLKLARNLTPALSGQLGVRFEEKKLFARGIGIPAGSEEHYGTRSIFVAGPALIYDTRDLFIRPRSGFYGIVSVDVSKGVRNSFDDFLKYDVDARYFRTPLSRITFALSARAAFLQPFGSSSVIPADQLLFLGGTSTVRGFSENMLRYDDAGNPLGGRASVSGSLEARIDLGRNWELTTFFDTGSVSRTFENIGTDGFRSSIGAGIRYITPIGPVGILYGAKLNRREGEGSGRWHFSIGYTF, encoded by the coding sequence ATGGACCTCCACAGCGCCGTCCGCGCCCTTTCACGTCTTGCCGTCATACTCCTCATTTTCTGGACCGCCTGTTCCGCCTTCGGGCAACAGTCCGACGGGACGGAACCGGTGTGCCGTTCCCGCGATGTCCTCCCTGTCGGGAGCGTGACAATTCACGTTACCGGAGACTTCGTGAACGCCCGGGATCTCGAACTCCTGGCCCGGGATCTCATTTTTGTGCGCGAGGGCGATCTTTTTTCCCCTGAAGCGCTGGAACAGTCGATCACGGTCCTCGGGCTGAGCGGGCGTTTCCTCGATATTTCAGTGGACTCGAGAGAAACCGGCGAGGCCCTTGATCTTCTCTTCGAGCTCGCACCGGCGCCCCTGGTCAGGGATGTGAGGATGCGGGGTATCTACCCCTACTTTGAACAGGACATTCGAAACGTCATGACCCTCGGCCCCGGATCCCCCGTCACGGACGCGAAACTGCGGGAACAGGAAAGCCTCATTGCCGCCTTTTATCTGCGGGAGGGCTACATCACCCCCCGAGTCACGGCCGAAACGACGGGAGATCCCCGGGAAGGCTTTCTCTCCCTCGTAATCACCGTCGCCGGGGGGCCCCGCTATCGTCTTGATGAATATATCATCCGGGGCAACAGGTTCTTCAGTGACGGGCGGCTCCGAACCATGACGGGCGCGGGCCGGAGCCGGTTGTTGCAGGGATCGGCGGCTCGCTTCATGGAACAAGCCCTTGCCGATGACGTTCGTGCCATGCTGCAGCGCTACCGGGCGGCGGGATTCGCCGAGTGCGTGATCGACACCGATATTCAGCGATTTCCTGAACGTTCGACGATCTCTGTTACCCTGACAATCATCGAAGGACCCCGCTACGACGTCAGCATCACGGGTAACCGGGCCCTGCCGCGACGGGACCTGGAAGAAGATTTCGTCTTCCTGAAAGAAGGAAACCGCAATGACGCCGCACTCAGAAGAACCGTCCGGAACATGATGAACCGGTACCGCTCCCGCGGTTATGCCGACGTCGGTATCGACATGGAGTCGCAAACCGTGGAAACAGATGGGTCACCGGTACGCTCCGTCAGGTTTGTCATAGACGAGGGGCGGCTCCACCGCATGGGGACCCTTACCATGGACGGAGCCGACACCATGGGCGAAAAAACCGTCAGGGAATGGCTGCGGGGCGGACTTCCTGAATTCAGGCAGGGGAAGGCCTGGCTTGCCGATCAGTGTGACAACGCCCTTTTCACCGTTATCTCCGCCTACAGGGCTCTCGGCTATCCCGATGCCGAAGCGTCCTGTGATATAACCTGGCGTGAAGATCAGGAAGCGCGGATTGCCGACGTGACCCTGTCCATAACGGAAGGAGTGCGGACGACAGTCTCGCGCCTTTCCTTCACCGGACTCCAGTCGATTACCGAGGAAGAAGCCCTGGAAGCTACGGAATTACGAGAAGGCATGCCCCTGCTGCACACACTTCTTGAACGTGACAGGCATGTCCTGACGGCCCGAATTTCCGAAAGGGGTCGTCCCCACGCGCAGGTCATGGAACATCTTTCCTTCAGCGATGACGGTTCCCGGGCCGCTGTTGAGTACCGGGCCGTCGAAGGTCCGGCCGTCGCTCTTGGGAACGTCCATTATTCCGGAAACTTCAGGACAAAAGAACGCGTGTTCAATCGCGCCATTGGAATGCGCACGGGAGACCCCTTCTCACCCTCCGGGTACCTCCGGGGAGAGCGGAACATCCGAAATCTCGAAGTCCTCGAATCAGCCCGTTTCCGTGCCATAGGGCTCGCGGAAAAGACCGGCGAGGTAACCCTCCTGGTGGACGTGTCTGAAAAGAAACCCCACTACCTCGAGGCGGGCTTCGGGTATGAATCGCAGCGGGGACTTTACGCGGACGCCAAGGCCGGTGACCGCAATCTCTTCGGTACAAACAGGAACGCCTGGATCGGCAGCGAAATCAGCGAAACGGGCTTCCGCAACGAGGCAAACCTCCTGGACCCCCGTTTCTTCGGCACGTCTCTGTCGGCCTCGGCCAGTCTCTACCAGGAGCGGCTGGAGCTCTTCAATCAGTCCTTCGGCACCGACACCTACGGGTCGTCCCTTAAGCTCGCCAGGAATCTGACGCCGGCGCTGTCCGGACAACTGGGTGTGCGCTTTGAGGAAAAGAAGCTTTTTGCCCGGGGGATCGGCATACCTGCCGGATCGGAAGAACACTACGGCACACGGAGCATCTTTGTGGCGGGTCCCGCCCTCATCTACGACACGCGCGACCTTTTTATACGGCCCCGCAGCGGTTTTTACGGCATTGTTTCCGTCGATGTTTCCAAAGGGGTCAGGAACTCCTTCGACGATTTCCTGAAATACGACGTGGATGCCCGTTACTTTCGGACGCCTCTGTCACGGATCACCTTCGCCCTGTCGGCCCGCGCGGCGTTTCTCCAGCCCTTCGGATCATCGTCGGTCATACCGGCGGACCAGCTGCTGTTCCTGGGCGGGACATCCACTGTACGGGGCTTTTCAGAAAACATGCTCCGGTACGATGACGCCGGGAACCCGCTGGGGGGACGGGCATCGGTTTCCGGAAGCCTTGAGGCGAGAATCGACCTGGGCCGCAACTGGGAACTGACAACCTTTTTCGATACGGGAAGCGTATCGCGTACCTTCGAGAACATCGGCACCGACGGATTCAGGTCTTCCATCGGGGCGGGCATCCGCTACATCACCCCCATCGGCCCCGTGGGTATCCTTTACGGCGCGAAGCTCAACAGGCGCGAGGGTGAAGGATCGGGTCGCTGGCATTTCTCAATCGGTTATACTTTCTGA